The stretch of DNA TCTTACATTTTGCTCTTCTCCTTTGTTGTCATTATTATTCAATCCTAAATTATCTGtttgttaattataaattacactCACGTTCATCATTTtcgttatatttataaaattatcacACGTATCGTTTGAATGATTTATACCAAACTTTACGTTTCGAACAGCTAACCGATTTTTCTTGCACCATACTGAATGATCGAAATTTGTATTCCATCAACGCATATACAATTCATCTAAACGAGTCATTTAGACGAAATGAGTCATTAActatatttaattgaaaaagctgatcacgataagaataaaaagataacACCGTAAAACAATTTGCACGAAGATACGTTATCCACCGTGTTACATCCTCTTCTTCTCGTTGTCATAATCGACTCGAGTTATTTTTAGAATCGCTGTGCTTCAGGTGACATTATTATATTTGACTTATGGAGTGATGTACGGACTTGGTGCTAGTCTTGCCTATACACCGAGTCTAGCGATCTTGGGCCATTATTTTAAAAGATACTTGGGTGTGGTCAATGGTATCGTCACGGCTGGAAGCTCTGTATTTACCACGCTTATGCCATACTTAATCGAAGTCATACTTCTCCTTTTCGGTTTGGAAGGGACGTTAAGATTTTTAGCTATGCTCACTGCGATTGTCATGGCTTGCGCTATTCTCTTCAAACCGATTCCACGTAAGTCTTAATTCCTGCcattctttatattttcgtcTTCGTATTTCATACTTGTATTACACTTGCGTTATACTTTTAACGTCTTCGGAATGGAAATTTTCTTATCGATTCTGCCATTCTTAGTTAAGATGTCCTGtctaaaatttttcattctttgaGATACGTTGAAATGTTTGAAGTTCTTCCACGCGTTCTTTCAATCTCTCAAGCAATGTTTTATCATAGAGGCTATTACGAAATAGCGAGTAGATATACTAAATCGAAGGAGAACAACGATGGCGCAAGGAGAATGATAACAAAATTTCAGTTTCCCTCGATTTCAAAAGTGGCGTAGctaaattaatcgaaaatcgAAGATCATCGTAACTCTTCCATATCACGATTCTTCCAGTTACCTCGGTGCCGCGGGATCAACTAAATTCCAAATCGGGCTTCAAAAACTGTCTGAAGCAAGTTGTGAACGTCTCGATTTGGAAGAGAAAACGATACGTGGTATGGGCTACTTCGATCCCTCTCGCTTTGTTCGGGTTAGTATATTAGATCAACGAGGAATTATTTGAATATGTACGAACACTTTCGCCGTAACGCAAGCAGCGATCCTTGATCGGCTTAGCTCGCGTGTCTTTTGTCGGCGGCTTCGTTCTTTTCCTCGTTGTTAAACCATTAGCTTTGATTATTGATACGCGACCACTCGTTAACATTGAGACGATCGAGGTTGTCAGTTAAATTGCAGCCGGCGCGGAAAACCGACGACAAGTTGGTTAACGAACGCGTTTGCGAAAGGAAACTTGTTTCCTGGCGACAGTCAAGTTACATGTGGCTTGTAATTCAAGCCATCGTCGAAAGAAACGACCACGGCGAAAGCGTATAAAGTGACGAGTATTAAGTGACACGAGTAGCCTGATCAATGAGAACGTTCCTTTCAGATATTTCGTCCCATATGTTCACATTGGGAAATTTGTCGAGACGGTGTTTAAGGGCTCGGATAAAAAGCTGCCGATTATGTGCATCGGTATTACTTCAGGTATAGGCCGACTTGTCTTCGGATATATCGCTGATTTGCCCAAGGTGAACAGAATATTGTTGCAACAGGTAAATCGTTCACTCCTTTTCAATTACTTGAACAAATGGTTTCTggagaaaaatttttataaatgaaaatatatatatatacatacataaatgaattattacatatatgtataatatatcgCACATGTATTTGAACATAAAGGTGTGTGGAATTGAAACAATTCAGTTAAAAGAACATGAAAACAGTCAAAGAGGGATTTAAAGGACTAAAAATGGGAAATTATTTAGTATCTGTCTAAATGATTTTTCATGTAATTCTAAAGataaaattctaaataatGTCTTTGTAaggtttcaaatatttttcccttttcttgAAAAGATTTGTTCAAGTTGTGTCAGTTTTTAAATGCATGTGTACaagtacaaatatatatatatatatacacctAATGTTTTTCAGAATATTAAACTATCGAGTATCTTTTCATGTGAAGAAGTTTTACTTGAAGTTTTTATCGATTCGGGAATTAAAAAGCTTCATTcgttttatttactttaatgtttttcatttgttttgaATGATTTTAGATATCGTTCCTTAGTATCGGTGTTCTTACAATGCTTCTCCCCGTTACGAATTCGTACATGGTTTTACTAATTATCTCTTTGGCCATGGGATTATTCGATGGCTGCTTCATATCCCTTTTGGGTCCTATTGCATTTGATATATGCGGTCGAGAAGAAGCGACACAAGCCATTGGATTCCTATTAGGCATGTGTTCTATACCTTTGACTGTGGGACCGCCCATTGCTGGTCTTCTGTATGATCATACCGGTAATTAATTACGtcacataattaattaagattTCATACTATCTGTTACTTTGTCGGAATTTCGAACTAGTGATTTAGAGTTCGTTTTGTTAACGAAATtccaaattaatatttcaatctgAAATCGATTTGATTTCTATTTTTGAGATTTTTGTATAGAAAGTAATTTAAGTCgactttaaaaatataacgaaggCTTGAcaatagaataaatatttcacaaaATAATTGTCGAGatgttaaattttgtaatataaatgtttaaaaaattcttttacttatttactaaaaaatatatctaatttgctttttattttttggttTACGTAGGTAGCTATGACATACCCTTTTTCTTAGCGGGTATTCCACCAATAGTAGGGGCACTCACGATGTTCCTGATAAAATTCGTGAAAGACGAAGAGCAGACCACCATTAACGGAAACACAGGGGATAAAACCACTTGTCAAAATGGTCGGTAAACAGGTATTTGTGCATTATTCACATCTAACTAACAGAGTTTGTTTCTCCATGTGGTATCGAAACACGTGCGTGTCGGTTTGTAACTGTTTTCATCAAGACGATTGAAACTTTCCACGGAAAGCTTTTCGGATAATATAGAATACGAATCACGTCTGCTGTCGAGGGGGACAAAGCACTtggtaaaataaattcaatatttcgAGAAATTATGTCTGCACATTTTGCTCAGACTTTGTTGCTCTCTATTTACTTCATGCCATTTTCTTTACTTTAATCTCTATTTACTGATACTGCATCCTTTGCGAAAATTCATTGCATGCTTGTGtaacataatacataaatCATAAAATCGCACTGATCCTTTTTGCATGTCACATTTCTGCACCAATGGATTTAACAAAATTTGGGGCGTCACAGCGATCAATGGACGATGCTTGAAATTGTTGCTAAGATTTAAGAGTTTCTGACAAATCCTACAAACGAAGAGAAGCTATTATCGAACTATTCTTTCTTTAACAGAATCTTCTTTGCGAAACGTATATGAAAAGCAAATAATATTCTTCaacatttttctgtatttctaATCTCCTTTTTGTGGATGGAATCTTTTGGTATTTTAGCATCGATAATGAATGCATTTTATGCAACACATGTTCTTgctttttgtttatttatctACGTATATGTAACGAGGGCTAATGCGGTAATTCGAATTAATCATGGTAATGCAGCCTTGCAACAATTAATTACTTATTGCACCCTGCGTTGACAGTTTAATTACGTGTCGGCTCGTTGCGATATGACAACAACTCTGTCATCCATTATGCGCTATTCATAGTCAGTGTTTACTTTCTCATAGAGGTAATCCTTCTACTTTTCCGCGAATATCTTATCTCCACGTATTAAAAGCGAAATTGGAGTCAATTACACTTCTTGGGAAGTGTagttaattttatcgtaagAAAACCACACTTCTATGTGTAAGAAACTTTTGTTCGGGTATTAAGCtgagaataaaaattccatttaaaatttaattttcgtttatatgataaatacgctatatcatatatattattgtcGTAAAATGGTtgaaaaatgataattatataaattgtatattacGAGAACATCGTCCGTTTGAGAAACACTGACACAGATGAGTAGAACGTCTGCAGTAGTAATAACCAGTTTGGGTCAGACACTGGTTCCACTGACCCGAACGTTGTGCTTTCTATATGGAACGTGTTAATAAAAAGTAGCgatattctctttttttttttacaatcgATACTATACATCAAAACCATGAAAAAGGTTTCATATTTGCTTCTATTTACAGATTTAACATCATAGTTCAATCATTTTTacttcatatttatttatcgctCACAAATTTCCGGCGTCTATAgaatttattgttatatttttttcgcTGTATCTCgtataattaacaaataagTATTATCCTTGAATGATGATTTAAACATCGGAAATAGATCCTTTTACTTGtggttttattttctatatccTAGCTCTTCAATCTCACCAAATTTTCTCTGTTCTCATTTTCCCttctatattttgtacatttcataaatttaaaaaggaaaagctATTGGCaatgaaaaaacaaaatttttttacgCGCCAATCTATTTTCATTGTTCCGACGAATAGAATCGATTCTTCAAACAAGCATTTCTCCGCTTACTTCTATTTTTCGTTATTACTGTATAAAAATATGGCAGGATACGTGGTACGAGTACACAGTGTACATTCTACGattaaaaataagtaaaaaatacaaaatacaattttttcgtttaaaaGCTGCCGCTTTGTGGAGTACATCGATTCGAGAAGTATCATTTGCTTGAAAATGAGGTTCCAAATGAAAGAAACCGAACTTCCTTCCATTATTTGTACCATGCGTTCTGCCATGCCTTCTATGAATGTCCCTTAAGTCTTCGTTAAAAAATCATTCgcattttttaattagcaTCAAAGTGAACGTACTTACCTTTATTATCAATTAACATCTTGCACATCCGCAACTCCTCACTTCGCCATACTTCAATTAGCATTCTTTCTTTTGTAAATACTTCCGCAAACTTGCTCCGAATTGTCGATCGCATTCAACcgttaatttcttttatgttTGCAACAATTTCTCACTTACGATCCACAGGCAGCTCGGGCATCCGCTTTCTATCCCCGTATCTCGTGACAACTCTCAAACACGAGCAGTCAAGCTGGAAGATGACGCGTTCAGGCGTCCACAGCCATCGTTCGTCGGAGTGTTACGGATTTCACGAGGACACAGTGTGCCAGGATCACGAGATCGGATATCTCGGTCGTTACGAACGCTCAGAGAGTATGCCATTGCTCCACCGTGAGAATCGGCCAGCTTCCGGTCGCTTCCAAAGGATGCTGCAATCGTCGATTCTTATAACGTGTTAGCTTGCAGATAAACGTCGCTGTTTCGAGATTCTTCGCGTCGATTTCATCGTGATATTCTCGCATTACGATTCttttatcattatcattttctttcgatAAATTGTCTTTTCATAgttcttttaataattattcgaCGGTTAACGATTCGTAGTTTTAATATTgagatgaaaaaataaattgcgaGATTTCATGTGCATAACTTGCTTCAAATAATCTTACATTTTCTAAGATACAACTAAACTTGATGTTACGTCTTTTCTTGATCAAGATTAtttggaatataaaatttgcaCTTTATAACACAgacaataaagaaaataaagggTTGAGTATATTCGCGAAGCAGCGACGATCGATAGATGCGAAAATCATTGTGAATAATAATCTTTGACGCTTTGTTAACGTTTAAATGTCATATCATCGGTGTTTCTCGGTGAATACGAGCAACGAATGTTTCTAGTTTTTGTAGCGATTGAAGAATCATAGGAGTTAGAATTTTTAGCATATTCACGTCGAATAGAACAGGAAATTCAACTAGAGACGaggtttatttttttttttttaactcgTTCTCTGTGGAGTTTTTAATCTCTGCTCAACAAGCAATACCGATCAAGTCAATATTTTTCGGACGACAGAGTAAGAAGAAATAAGAATCGCGTTTTTGAATCGAATCGAACGAAATAAGATAGTTGCCTCGGTATTTTTAGATCAACGTACTCTATCACGTATTCGAAATCAGATCGCGTGTGCTGCTTAAATTTATTAgattctgtttctttttttatttctatgttACGTGGCTCATGCAAATAGACCTACACAAAAGACACAGAGATAAAAGTTTAAACTGGTCTATCGATAGAAATGTTTTTAGGATCGATTGATCTAGAAAGAATCAAAACGTTCAACGTTTACTTTTACCTGCCAATTACGATATGCTGACGTTTCAAGTTAATGATCATTATCTTATTCTACACTAGGAATTtgacaatttctttttattttaaaatttgacTTTATTAACGATCGATAAAACTACTGTGTATCATGTTTCTTCGCATGATACTATCTTTGCTTCATCTACAGTTcttaatattttcctttttcgtcgTAAGACGAGTAGATTTCCTTGAAAAgaaatttcgttttatttgtCGTTAATAAGTGTCGGTGACAAATGTTGTTATGAAAAGTATAGAAATATCATTGTTACACGAAAAGACGACAGTTTTAATAGTCTCTAAGTAAAAGTGTTTTTAAATGTTACCACGATTACGATTTTATATCAATTGAAAATTTTGCCATTTCTTTGTATCGTATCCGAGAAAAGATTTTAATACCGTGCGTAGTAAATTTTTCCTTATGAAACATGACTTTATGATTATGATTAATGACTTAGGCAATTAATGAATCGGTCAATGTTAGAGAATCTTACATGTTTTGTAATCTAATAGTTATTCTTGGCGTATACTTGAAAAATAGGCTCATTCTCTCTCTGTTCAACAATTACAACTAAACGTAATCTGTAAGGTTCCATTTAGTTTGTAGATTTCCTTTTGATACGTAGTAGTTTGCCGGCCATAATATAATTAACGATACAGAATACTCTATTTTCCTAGTGTTGACAGAGCAAGAATGTTATTTTTCTCGAAATGTTGTACATAAAATAGTTAGAATATTGTGAAATCGCGCAAGAATAAATGacagaaataaagaaataagaatGTTATAAAGATACTAGTTTGGAATAATCGAACCTctgtgaaatattatttaatttattaagcGGATTATTGCTTAATTTCCAACGATTGATTTActtaattgtaattatttttaacgataGGAAAATTCCATAATCGTTAAGATTAGTAACAATTAGAGAATCGTAAATTTcaatatgacgtaatttatttttgataaacaAAGATCGATAGGTAAAAAAGTGGGAGATGtctaaataaagaaattattaagagattaatatttaaagaaatggaCAATCTGAAGCGTTAACTCGTGTTCCACGATTAACGAGTTAATTCGCTGTATCTTTTACGTTTATCtacaattctttttcttttcttaccaTGAAGAGATTTCGTTTTCACGAAGGATGTTGTTCCTTCAAATATACAGCAAAATGTTATAGCGTGTAGGAAGAGAATAGTGTACAGTACGTCGATTCTgctacattttatatatactcCTTGCTAAGAGGATATACGATGTGCTATTTCCGTCTTTTCAGAAAACTGTCAGATCATTGTATTCTTTCGCGTAAGAATAAATGTAACTGCCGCATGCCGGTCTGTTTTCCTGGAAATGTATTAGGTGGTTACTCCTTCAGGATGCATTTTCGATTTTTAGGTGTGACGTGGTTTTATGTCAGACTGATAAAGATTTAACGAAAAACGAGTGAAAGATATATCAAAGACTTTAATCATTCTTATTGcttaatttttgttaatcAATTCAaacttatttaatttttttttaatgtttttatacgatttttctgttttttcgCTCTgtcgtattttttaaaagaattccaaggaaaattcatttatgaaacattttgtaggagatttgaaataaaagatattgatatattctttaataagtgatatttaatttattaattaaggACGATGAATTGAAACGTTCCACGAATTATCGATTAGGCGTTTCATTTTTACAGACTAGCTCTTAAAATGAACGTCAAAGTAAAGTCTTCgttaacatttttcaatttcgcgTTGACTTTTTTAATCCTTTTAACTTTGAGTCAAATTACTTATATTTCGATTAAATCATGTAGTTTCGGATAACAATAGTATACTATTCGAGTAGTGTCTAGtatatagtaataatatatttgttcgaatttgaaaaaaatctgTCTAAAATTATTGGCAAAGATTTCCGTtgcaataaaacaaattttatttctgtcACATAAAGAGTATCACATTTTCCCATGTTTTGTTTCTCTTTGGTATTTGTTGTTCTTTCCAATACCTCTTTTAGCTTCGTACAGTTTTATCAGGTTTTTACAATCTTATTTAGTCTCCTGCTATCTTTTTTCCTTCAGCCGTTTCAAATCCTCCGTAGTATTTTTTGCTTATATTTAAGTTCCCTCAGTTTCTTTTAATATCCCGCAATTTTCTATATACGTTTCTTAACTTTCTTTAATCCTTTTTACCTTTTACAGATACTCTTTCGTGTCTTTTGGTCTATTTTTactttccttcatttttttcatcttttcttAATCTTTCCCAGATTTCACGACCTCTCATTTCCATtcactttctttttattcatcCCGGCCCTCTCTCTCGATGTTTCTGATCCTTTCGAAGCTTCCTTCGTTATTTTTGCTTATTATTGCCTATTATGCATACTCGAGAATTTTTCCAATAGAGAAAACAATTTTCATTGCTTCCAATTTCaaaataatcgataaatatagTCCATGGTATTaggcaaaaaagaaaaaaaaataataatacgatatcaaagatactgaaggTAAAAACactttaattatatattaatcagATATAATCAGTTAACTTTACCTACTCTTTGTACTGTTGGATGCCacaaaataaaacagaaatatcTTCCCAATGAAAATCTCCGGGGGAATTagtattgaaattaaaatctgTACCGCGATGCCATTTAATTTGCATTCAAAGCTTCCTACGTTCTGTTTAAACGACACGACGTCGATTCTCTCTGTTTTCAACGCATCGTTGCCGTTTTTATTCGGCGTTGCTGTTATCGTCGATGCAACGTGAAACGAATCGTTATTCGTGTCACGGATTCGAGTCGTCTAAATTCCCAATTTAATTGCCTAAATTTACAGGGAGCGTGACGCATTAGGCGAAGTGAAAGTTTACTGCAACTACAGTTTAATCGCTGTTGATCCTTTTATCTCGCGTTCATACCTTTCAATTTCCTTTTGTATAGAGCAAGTGCGAAAGGGACAGAGTTTTCTGCATAGGATATCGACATACAGTTTATTCCCTTTTCTTCCTAGctaatttctatttgtatCGATCTTTTTCAGACACGCCGTCAGCCAGATACATTAAATTCGAAATTACACGCGCGACTATTTCTTCGGATAAACCACAATTCAGAACACTGGCGCTTTCGAGGTATATTTGGAACAACGATAAATCAGCACGCTCTAAATCCGCTCGCATTGTACGCTAGATACAATTTCGACCTGAATCAGAAAGTGATGTACATTGTGGTGACATATTAATGGTTTTATTTAAATCGACCATTATTGTGAGCTtatcatttttttctctttagtTATATGAATATCGGAGAGTTTAGAGAATTAAGAATATTCAATTCCACGATCTTCTTTGGATTCATTGTGATTTCAACGTATCATACATGTTATACGCTATGTGTCTATTGTTTATGGTTGATGACTATACAAAACTCAGGAAAAGAGAACTTTAAGTTGGTgcatataaaaaaagataagaaacatggtatgaaaaaagaaaggatcgAGTTTTCAAAAGTTCATTTAATCCTCCGTAGCCAGAACTTCgtcaatttataaaaaaaaaaggtgttGTAATTGGttacaattttgtaatttaatctGAAATTTAGGAACCAATACCTAATCGTTAATGATAAGACGAACGAAtaaaacaacattttttagatgtaaatatattggcaacttgttatttatttattattttactactATCATCGATTCTGTATCATTGGATAATTATGATAATAGGATGAAAGAAACAAATCCaatattttaacgatattagTAGACGAAAGACGCATCTTGTGTTCCTTCTTTGAGCTAAAAATTAAAGTTCAAAACTAAAGTAATATTTCACGATTCTATCGCTTAAATTCTTATTTTGCCATCGATCTCGATACGCAGATCTCGTATACTAATGCCAAATATACCGTGTTTAAGGTAAAATCTGTATTATAGATAGCCTTAATCATGCATTTACTAAGTAGGGATCAAAGATCTTCATAATTTATTCATGTTAATCTCTGTCGTTCTTCTCTTTACTATTTATTCCCTTTGATATTCtacaattctttttattcttttttacttcactctgttttcttttctatcttcGCCAGAGAAAGCATAAAAACGTGAAGCATAATAGCTTAGTTTAAATAATACACGTTAGTGATAGTCTGGAAGTTCCATTAGaacaaaaattgtttgatTATGAGCGTAGTAGCTTCAGGAAAGAGATATTCATTTTTTGTAGCTTTCTTTTGTCCTTGTTTCACCTTacatttcgtttttttttaattagagATTATTCAAGGATTTTTAATACGTGCTTAGTTTTACAATCATTCAAGGATGTGTATATAGAATTGATTAGCGAAAGTAGAACTATATTCTGATTAATTCTCTCTAGTAGACGTTTGCGTCAGACTGAACAACTCGCATAGTAAATAAGTAGAAATTAATCTTGTTGCATTGCGATAGACATTATAGATGTCAGAAGAATtatgaaaatcaaaatttaatattccagTCATCCGTACCTTGTGTAGTTAACATTttggtatttttttttttattatcttacGCAAACTGTTCCTAAATGAACAGAGTCTATGAAGAAGGATAAGGAAACGATGTAATTGTCGGttgattaaaacaaaatataataaatcactttaattaaaaacacGGTTTACTTTACCGAATAAAAAAAGCTTACATCCCATTTAACTTAAAATCCAgtataaaaaaggaataataGTTTATATGCACCAACCTACGTTTACTACTACGATCGCCCAAAACAATATTCTTATCTCTAACCATTAGGAATAACACTTCCCATAGTCTACGATCTACACcttgttttaattttattattacctACGATGTTTCACAACTATCTAATCATTTGATATGAAAAAAGCAAGCGGAATAttaatgtatacatataagataataattCCTCGAATGTGTTCTTGTTGTGATCTTGCGATCGGTTCGTCAGAGGAGTCAAATTGCAAATTGAGATATCCGCAGAAATCGACTTTAAAAGTGAACCACTTATTAGGACAGTAGCGTCATAATCGTCCAATAAAAAACTACAAAGTCACgctatttttaataacaacGTCAGAGTTCTGAAAAATTGTTCGTTGCCTCTTTAAATGGTGGAAAACGAATACTTTCATTGTTGAATGATCGAGTAActaattattaacaataattttccatttcaAATCTATTGCCGGACAAATGTACGCTTCTCAACAGTGTTACTCTATTGTACTATACAGCGAACCAACAACTCGTACATTCGTCATTCTCGTTATCGTAGAACAATCCACTGATAAGTTACAAACGATGCTACGTAATCATTCATTTGACCAATACGTGCCCAGGTAAGAAGGGGAATGTATTGTAGATGTAAACAGGTCGATTAAAGGCGAAGGAATTAGCGATGGCCAGAGCTGGATTCGTATCGAAATCTTCCTCCGGAATGGTAGAGGGCGTCGTTGGCTCTCTGGTTCGCGGGGTCGTTGTGGTTTTCATCGTCGTCGTGGTTGTTGTCGGCGGTACGGTGGTGgtagtggtggtggtggtggtgaaAATTGGGGGGTGGCTTGTCGAGTACGGAGGTTCATAGGCTGGTAATCCAGGGGGCCCGTAATACGCATGCAATCGATTGTTGGTGGGATTAA from Bombus huntii isolate Logan2020A chromosome 3, iyBomHunt1.1, whole genome shotgun sequence encodes:
- the LOC126864109 gene encoding monocarboxylate transporter 10 isoform X1, giving the protein MTIAENTESKRTDSTNVSNINNEILERSSLNEDSQRPEEASNSSTEGNPLLETDGKNLSVKIDVSIAKSNRTDKDEDDRASMNASRKDADDRNVIVPPDGGLRAWMVMIGSFIINGVLFSVINTYSSIYLELQRRLLESGETGASSKAALVGSLTIGTTFFLSPISGILTDKIGIQMTTFLGGAIASSGMLLSSIFSSKVTLLYLTYGVMYGLGASLAYTPSLAILGHYFKRYLGVVNGIVTAGSSVFTTLMPYLIEVILLLFGLEGTLRFLAMLTAIVMACAILFKPIPLTSVPRDQLNSKSGFKNCLKQVVNVSIWKRKRYVVWATSIPLALFGYFVPYVHIGKFVETVFKGSDKKLPIMCIGITSGIGRLVFGYIADLPKVNRILLQQISFLSIGVLTMLLPVTNSYMVLLIISLAMGLFDGCFISLLGPIAFDICGREEATQAIGFLLGMCSIPLTVGPPIAGLLYDHTGSYDIPFFLAGIPPIVGALTMFLIKFVKDEEQTTINGNTGDKTTCQNGSSGIRFLSPYLVTTLKHEQSSWKMTRSGVHSHRSSECYGFHEDTVCQDHEIGYLGRYERSESMPLLHRENRPASGRFQRMLQSSILITC
- the LOC126864109 gene encoding monocarboxylate transporter 10 isoform X2; this translates as MTIAENTESKRTDSTNVSNINNEILERSSLNEDSQRPEEASNSSTEGNPLLETDGKNLSVKIDVSIAKSNRTDKDEDDRASMNASRKDADDRNVIVPPDGGLRAWMVMIGSFIINGVLFSVINTYSSIYLELQRRLLESGETGASSKAALVGSLTIGTTFFLSPISGILTDKIGIQMTTFLGGAIASSGMLLSSIFSSKVTLLYLTYGVMYGLGASLAYTPSLAILGHYFKRYLGVVNGIVTAGSSVFTTLMPYLIEVILLLFGLEGTLRFLAMLTAIVMACAILFKPIPLTSVPRDQLNSKSGFKNCLKQVVNVSIWKRKRYVVWATSIPLALFGYFVPYVHIGKFVETVFKGSDKKLPIMCIGITSGIGRLVFGYIADLPKVNRILLQQISFLSIGVLTMLLPVTNSYMVLLIISLAMGLFDGCFISLLGPIAFDICGREEATQAIGFLLGMCSIPLTVGPPIAGLLYDHTGSYDIPFFLAGIPPIVGALTMFLIKFVKDEEQTTINGNTGDKTTCQNGR